From Terriglobales bacterium:
ATTTGTGAAGATCCTATTTTCGTGCGCGGATATGAGCGCGGACGAGAGTACGGGCAAAGGCTGAGAAGCTCAACCGGGGACAAGCCGCAACGACGAGTTGCGTAGTTCGTGTCCGCAAGCTCCGAAGCAGTCGCATAGGCTGTTCGCGTCTGTACGGAATCCGGGAGTTCTGTTCAACTTCCCAACACTGGTGTGCGGCAACTCACTCCTTTACACCTGGTACCCGGCCGCGCAAAACGGTGATGGATGCTTTGGGCAGCGTAAATGTAGTTTGAGGGTTTGCGACAATGCTGCTGGCAACCGGCGGGCCGTCCGGATCTGCATGACTGTTTTGACCGTCGTTGATCCAAACATATTGTTCGCTGCCAAAGGTCACGAGCTTCACCGGACCGGCGAATGACACGTTCCGCTTTGCCTTGAGATCGTCAAATACAACTCTCACTAAGTGCGGATCGTTCTCGTCTCGGTTGACCAGCATTAACGACCAGTTCCCGTCCGGCCGATGCAGCGCGTAAGAAGTGACGAGCGCGTTCCCTTCCCTGTCTTTGATATCAATAGAAGAAGGAAACATGTGATGCACACCTGAGCGGTGGTGTACCCACTCCAGGTTGATCATGTGGGCGGCAAAATAAGGAGAGGTGTAACCCCGGATGTTGTAGTCCTGGTCGGAGATGAAATTCGACCACGAAGCCCAGCCCAGGCAGGTATTGTGGACGTCCTGAGGCTGGATCGGGGAATGATGGAATACGGCGCCTCCACCCTCAAAGAACGATCCGACATTGTCGGCGAGCCACAGCGCCGCGAAGATGGTCGTCATAGGACCCGTGAGCTGCGCCGCCAGGTGGTCCTCAGTCACCATCAGAGGGACTTCCTTGGGTACGCCATCTTGTCTCCACACCTGGAGAATGTGTTTCATCAATTGCGGTTCCTGGTAAAGACTCTTCCAAGTGATGTCGCAAGCTTCAAAGGGATAGTGCTCAAACGAGACAAACGCAAGGTCGGAGAGATGGCCATGCGACTTCAAGTAATCCACAAAGCGCCCCATCCATGAGGTCCGGCCCTGAGCGTCTGGCCAGACCCGGATGTCTTCGTTCACGCCTTCGAAGATCGGCCCTCCCAGTTTGAGTTTGGGATCAACCTTCTGAATCGCGGTGGCCCACTGAATGTAAAGAGCAGCGTAGTCTTCCGGCATCGCGTGCTTCCCATCCGGCTCTTCCCCCATTTCTATGTACGAGATTGGGTAGCCGCGCTTTTCAATGTAGGCTATCTGGGCGGCGGAATCTTCCGGAGTTCCGTAAAGCATAGTCACCGGAATCATCGCCGGTAGGTTGTTAGTAATGCCGCTGGTGAAAAAAAGATCGAAGCCGGTGTGTTGGTAACTGCCGGTTGCGTTCACGTCGCCAGCGGAGTGCCAGGGATCTATGGAAGAAGAAGTATAGGTGGTGGGCTTATCGCTGAAGGCTTTTTGCACCTCCACAAAAGCCCCGCTGGAATCCAGGCTGCCAGCTCGAACCTCCCGAATGGCATAGCCGACGCAATTACGGAGGTCATCCGAGCCGTGAAGATCGCAAGTATTGGAAGATTCCGTCATCAGGACGCGAAGAAATTGAGTTGAAACGGGGACATCCGCCAGTTTCAGAGTGACTGTTCCGCCTTTGGAATCGTTGATCGCTCCGGACGGAAAAACTCTCCATTGGCCCTGCGGGCCACCGTCGAAATCGAGCGCATCTTTTCCGATCCAGTACTCAACCTGGTAGCTCCTGGCGAAGGGATTTTCCCAGGCTATGCGGACGGCGTTCACCGGCTTTTCGACTTGGAGATCCACCACCACCCATTGTGGATGCAACGTGTCGCTCTCGCCTGTGAACTTGCTGGTGAGATAAGGATTGCTTTTCCAATAAGTGAGGTTAGGGCCTTGCACCGGGCGATCGCCGCTGGTTGAAAAACCGCGATGCGGCAACGCGTAAGCCAGAATGTAACGAATCGGTTCCATCAGTTCAGTGCTGCCGGTGAAATACCCGCTCTTGTGGGAGGAATCGCTCCAGCTTCCGCTCTCGTTCCAGTGCCAGACCGCCATGCGGAGCTCGGTGTTGTTACGATAGGTGATCGGGCCCCAGCCCGCCGAAAGCGATTCCTGGATGATATGGGGAGAATAAACTTTGTCTATGTCGTCGTGAGACAAAACATCAACCGAGCTGCCGAGAGCGCTGTCCGGGTCGAAGGAATTAATGACATGGCCTGGAGTAACATCCACGCGCACGGTTGGGATTTGGCTTCCGACGCTTGGGTTTGATTGAGCGGGAGCTGTTCTGGACTCCCCCGACGCAAACAGCACAGTGAAGGCCAAAATGGCAGTAATGTTAAATCGAGCGGCAGTTCTTACCTTTACAGATTGGATCGTGACAATTCCCCCTGCCATTATCATCTGGAGCATGTCGGATCGCGGAGATTAGCACGCCAAGAGACTGCTTATCAAGGCGGCTAGCGGCTCACATTTGAGGGCTTGCGGGCCGCTTCCAGGAGCACCTCAAACAAACGCAGATACATCTCAGAATCGGAACAAATAAGATACCTTGACGAAGAACTGACGGTCATCGTTGATAAAAGCCCTGCGAGTGCGCACCAAGTCGCCGTTCGCAATGGCGAGTGCTCGATCGAGGTTCTGCAGGTTGGTGTTGTATCCGACGTAGATCGCGGTACCGGGGTGGATCAGGTACGCGATTAGAAAATCTGTGTTGAAGTTTTTTGTAGTAGGAAGACTGGTACGCAATGGGTTGGCAAGCACCGTGGAATACTGCAGGATCACGCGAGCCGAGAGTGCGGGAGTGAACTGATAATTCCACTTGGAGCGCAGAATGTGATTGTTGAAGGCAACGCCACGGTGGTTCACATCCGCCAGGCGGAACCAGAGGTAAGTATTGTCAATGCGCAGATGTTTACTCGGTATAACGCTTAGATCGGTAGTGATGCTGTTGCGGCGCGCCAAATATGGGTCTATGCCAACCGGAGGTGCGTAGTTAATACGGCGACCCCAGCGATAGTCCACATTGAAAATGACCTGCCTGAACGGGGCCGAGCGGAAGGTGAAGAATCTAGTATTACGAACAAAATCTCTATTCTCCTTCAACACAGAAAAGTCCCTCGGACGGAGCAGTTCGGCCTCCTCAGCGTAACCAACCTGAAGCTTCGTCTGCCGCGGCATCTCGAAGGTAAGCTGCGGGATGTAGCCCCAGTTCAGCCGATCCCCCTCGTGGTCATATATGCGGTAAACCTGAAAATCCGGCTGCCAGCGCAAAAGATATTTCTTTGGCCAGAAATCATAAGAAATCTCGGCGGTCACATTATGGATGTCTGGTTGAGGATCAAACCCGGTCTCCGTGCGAAAGCCATCGCTTCGTCCGGTGTAGTGAAGGTTGGCATACAAACTGTGACCATTGCGGCTTAGCTCTCCCTCGAAAGCAGGGCCGGCCAGGTAGGTTCCGTCCGTCTGACGAGTGGAGCTCTCAACCGCCTGAAATCTGCTGACGGTTGTCTTGGAGAGGCGCAGCGTGGCGTCGGCCCCACCTACGCGGTTGAAACTTCCATCGAACTCGCGGTCGGTGTACATCAGTCCGACGGTGGAATCCTTTCCTACGTCGCGGCTCACACGCGCAATGCCGAAGTAGGCACGTTTATTGGCCAGCGGATCGTTGTCGGGGACGAGCAGACCAGGAGAGCGATCGTCGGCCACCAGCGTGCCTATGGAGTACTTCCCCATTTTTCCGGTGAGCCGAACTCCGTATTGGGGCTGAGCGATACGGCGCGTAAAAAACAGATTGATAGGGGTGTCGAAGTAATTGGAATTTTCCAGAAAGAAAGGACGCTTCTCCGGGAAGAAAACTTCAAAACGCTGGCTGACGGTGACCTGCGGCTGGTCAGACTCGACCTGGCTGAAATCGGGCTCAACGGTGGCGTCCAGAACCATGCTGTCCTTGATGATGAACTTGGCGTCCACACCGCCGTCAAACTTGGCATCGCGAGAGTCAAACCGCGGAGCATTAGGATCACGCAGATCCAAGCCGCGAAAGGCACGCATCAGGCCATAAGGGATGAACTGCATGTTGCGCCCAGGCGAGATGTTTTCTATCCCGTTCATCTCGCCATTCTGGGCGATGATCCCTCCGTTACGGCGGCTGCTTGATGGCCAGAAGGATTTTTCGTTGGCGCGATGAATCTCCCGTTGTAGGGATATCCCCCAGCTCTGGACGGGAGCGTTGCTGAATCGCAGCGACTTGAATGGAAGGGCCATCCACGCCACCCAGCCCTGGGTAGTGATCTGCCCACGGGAATACCAGACAGTATCGAAACTGAAATCCTCGGTATTGTCGGTGGCCAGACCGTCGCCCTGGATGCCAGAGGGGTTCACAACGAACTCATAGGCTCGACGATGATCGTGAAAACTGTCTATCCAGATGTCCACAAAATCATCGTCCCAAATGTCATCACGGTGGCCCAGGTGGGTGAGGATTTTATTCGGTTCCTTGTCAAAACAGACGAATACCGCGTAGAAGTTCTTTCTGTCGTATCCCAGATAGGCCACTGTGCGTTGGCTAACCGGTTCACCGTCGTGCGGAATCCACTGGTGGAAACCCTCGATGCGGGCCATCTTGCCCGCCATGCGTGGGCTCGGCTCCATGGAGAGAAAATCCTCTATTGTCGGCGCCTGCTGCATATGTGGGATGCTTACCGCACGCTCAGATGGCCGATTAACTGGTGCTTGGGCTGCCAACGAAGCCGCCGAAAACGAGACGAGAGCCAGAACTACCGAACGGCCCAGCGGTATTCGAGTGAGCAGCTTCATTGTTCGGCGAACGCATTGAACTTCCGCGTTGCAGCTTTTGACGGGCGGACAAAGAGAATGAAAGCAAGGAATGGGCAGCAGGGGTAAAGATTTACAGAACGAGTAGCTCCTCTATTGAGACTATCTGTTCACCGCCGGGGTAGCCCCCGATGGCGGGCAATGATTGCGCTTACAATTGCACTAGCATTGAAAACGCGCATGAGATTCCTCAACTACGGCATCGCAACTGCCTTATTGCTGATCGCCGCCAACTCGCCCGCTCACACCCAAACGGTGGCACTCGATCTCAACACCGGTTACAGGCAGATGTATAACCTCGACTTTGTAGGAGCTCACAAGACTTTCGCCCAATGGGAACAGTTGCATCCCGATGATCCGTTAGGTCCGGTATCAAATGCGGCGGCCTATCTGTTCGCCGAGTTCAAACGGCTCAAAACCCTCGAATTCGATCTGTTCACCGAGAACGCTAAATTTGAGGAGCGGCCCAAATTGGCTCCCGATCCCACGGTGAAGACCTCTTTTGAAAGTGAACTTTCAAGAAGTGACCAACTTGCAAATCGAAAACTGGCAGCGACGCCGAATGACGCACATGCCCTCCTGGCTTTGCTCATGGCGAACGGCCTGCGCGGGGATTACGCGGCCCTCATTGAGAGGAGAAATCTGGCGGCCTTGAGCTACATAAAAAAGGCACGTGAGCTCGCGGAGAAAGTTCTATCGGCGGATCCCACCTGCTATGACGCACATCTTGCGGTCGGAGTAGAGAATTATCTGTTGAGCTTGCACCCCGCACCGATCCGGTGGATCTTGCGACTTGGGGGCGCGCAAACTGATAAAACCGAGGGTGTTCAGAAGCTGCGGCTCACCGCTCAGAAGGGACACTATCTTGCGCCGTACGCACGTTTGCTGCTCGCCGTGGTGGCCCTCCGCGATAAGGACCAAAACACGGCGCGGGATTTGCTTGAGGGCCTCGCGTGCGAGTTTCCCCAAAATGATCTCTATCGCAAGGAGTTGGCTCACATCTCACCCCACCCGGCGGCTCTAGCGGGAAACCCCTGTCCCATGCTGCGCCTGGAAAGTTCCGACCGCAGTGATATCAATCTGAACCGTGTTGCTGACGCGCAGAAAGAGCGTACTTGGATTTTTTAGTCCCCACGCCTCATAGGGAACATCGAAGTGGGTCGTGGCGGAGAGTTGGTCTCCAGTCACCTGAACGGGCAATGCGAGAGTCACATCATGCTGTGAGCCGTGAAGTTGAAAAGTCCCTTTGACCTGTACCTGGGAAGAACCTTGTGGAGCCACTTTTCCGATTACCTGTTTGGGGGAAAACTCTATCGTGGGATATTGCTGGCTCTGGAGAATGTTCTTATGCATCTTTTTATCGCGCGATTGGTTGCCGCTCTCCCCGCTGGTAGCGTCAATAATCACATTCCCACTGGCCTCTCCAGTTGAGGGATCAAAATGGATCACGCCTGATTTCAACCGAAAGGTTCCATGGATGGTGTGAAGCACGTCGTGGAGGGTGAACTTAACAGTTGTTTTGGCCGGATCCAGTTGCACGACGTTATCCTGCGCGACAGAGAGGTGGCACAGCAGAAACGCGCAGAAGAAGACGACGACGTTCGATGATTTAAGCACATTTTTCGCTACTAATCGCAATCTTGCCTCCGTTACACATGGTGCGTTCGGATAAATCAGAGTTGCGCTCACGATGAGGCCACGCCGGCGGACCTTTATGCGAAGGAGCGGCAATTAGAGCAAGGTAATCCACGTGGTTACACAGAACAGGAGAAAAGGCATTACAGACGTGGGAACCGCATTTTTATTGGCTGCCCCCCAGGGATTCGAACCCCGATATGCTGATCCAGAGTCAGCTGTCCTACCATTGAACGAGGGGGCAACCATCAAATTATTCATTACGTTACGGCTTCTGGTCAAATCGGAGCCGCCAAGGCCAGGAATCCTTTAAAACAGCACTGCTGGAGTCAGTCGAGCTTGCGCCGTGTTCTTCTTCGCCATCCTCCCGTCGTTCCAGGATGAGCTATAGGGTAGGAACTACTGCAGGACGTGGGAATGAACCTCGCAAACCGAACGTAGCTCGGTTGGATCGGATAATACGGCGCGAGGATAGGCGCAATGCAGGTTGAAGGTGCTACCCGCAAGGGCGGAATTCCAGATGTCTTCAAGGGCCAGGGCTGCCTCCTTTTGACCGCCGTTCCAGAGAACCGCGACCATCTCGCCAAACACGGTGAGGCCCTGATTCTTGCTCTTAGCGCGAGCGCGAGCATCTTCTAACACTGTCCCAAGGCTGGTGGAAAACCGCGTCGCGTCAGGAAACCCGTCGAGCATGAAAGTGGCCAATGTCTCGGCGGCGTCTAGCATGATGTAGCGTTGCTCGAGCGCCGCACTGCATACGTCAATACCGGCGTTTTCGAGTTCGGCAAGCAGCCGAATGCGGTGATCTCCCGTCGCGACGACGAGAACAGCATCGCCCAGGCGAAGGCTCGTCGAAACGATGGCACAGAGGCGGGTGATCAGGTCCACTTCGTGTTCGTACACGTGAACCGAGTGGACAGGCGGCAGGTGGCTCGGCATCTCCTCACCTCGTATCCAAATAGCATACCGCATTCCGCTGTCTCTCTCGCGGCTAAGGCGATTTTTTTCGGACAAGCGCTATTGGGGTGGACTGACCGACTGCACGGCGACGTTCAGCGGCGGGGTCGATCAGGAAAGCGAGGCTCCGTAGGAGTTCGGCCGGATCGCCAGGGTCAAGATACCGATCGACTTCTTTCAGGGGCGACTCGTGAGGGTGGGTGAGCGCTATGACGGGCACTCCAGGGTTCTTCTCGCGAAAGCATCGGATGAGATCCAGTTTGTCCTCTTGCGGAATGCTGTGGCCGAGGACGAAAAGATCGAACCCGCCGGCTTGGCAAGCCTCGGCGCCGCGATGGAACCCCAGGGCGGAGACAACGTCATGACCCTTGCCGGTGAGCAAAAGCTCGCGCGTTCGCAAGAGCGTCGTGTCATAGGAGATAGAGAGAATACGGGCCACCGTCCATGCCTCGGCAGACGGATGACATGTTAGCCTAAGTTGGCGGAGAGTGAAAAGCGCCTTGCTGCGCATCGCAGGCGCAACAGTTCGAGAGTGGTAAAGGAAAAGAGCGGCAACGGCCCTCCGCTCCGTAACTGACAGAATCGCCGATATTAATGCGCCGAGCAGCCGATCTGGCTATTGTTGCATCCCACGGGGAGGGTGAAGTGTGCCTTGTGGATTCCCCAGAGTCGAAAATTTCAGCGAGGTGCAATGTGATGACTGCGGAACAGCCGATCCATTTCGCCAGTGCGACGCTCGGTAGGCAACGCCACATATGCGCCTTCTTCCATTCTCCGGAGGAGGAGTACCGCGTTCTGTTGCCATTCATTCGAGAAGGCATTGAACGAGGCGAGAAGGCATTTCACATCGTGGATCCACGTCTGATCGACGATCATCTCGCTCGACTGCGTGAGGCCGGTATCGATGCCGATGGCGCACGATCGCGTGGTCAACTCCTGGTGAAGCGCTGGCAAGACGCCTATCTGCGTGATGGTCACTTTGATCAAGATCGAATGCTGGCTTTGATCGAGGAGGTTCTGTCGGCGGGACCGGCAGAGGGCTACACTCTCACTCGCCTGGTCGCGCATATGGAATGGGCGCTCGAAGATTTTCCCGGCGTCGACGACCTCGTGGAATACGAAACGCGGCTGAATTTTGTCTTACCCAAGTACAATGATCCCGTTATATGAACGTATGACTGCGCCAAGTTTGGCGCTGGGATCGCAATGGACATTTTGCGGACGCATCCGATGGTGATTCTTGGAGGCGTCCTGCAACGGAATCCGTTCTTCGTACCGCCCGCCGAGTTCCTCGCGGAGCTCCGAGAGCGCGGGGCGTACACAGTGTCACGCGCAATTGCTTGAGGTCACATTTCGACGTGCAAGAGCACGATACTGAAATCCGGGAGCTACGCCGCCTCATCCGTGATCTGGTTGCGCTTGCCACCACACCAGCCGGCTGGGTCGGTCGCGATCTAATACAAATCGCCGACGGAATTGCCGACACTCTGCTGCACACATTACGCGCCGAAGCTGTATATGTCGGGCTCTATTCCGGGAACGTTACAGAGAGCCTTCGAGCCGCGAAATATCCCGGTTTCAAAGGCGAAGCCGAGCGGCTGCGAGCCGAAGCTGGCAACGCAGCGCTTTTTGTCGGGAGCGCCGGGTTACCGGACTGGCCGTCGCAATTACGAGTGGCGCTTTGCCCGATTGGGCTTTCGACCGACGAGGGTTTTGTCGCGGTCGCACGTTCGAATCGGAGTTTCCCAAGCGAAACGGATGGCCTGCTTCTGTCAGTTGCGGCGAACCAAGGCGCCGTGGCGGTGCAGACCGCACGCCTGCGATCGAAAGCCGAGTTTGAGCGCGGCCGTGTCGAAGAACTACTCGCACAGGCTCCTGCTGCGATTGGGCTGACGAGCGG
This genomic window contains:
- a CDS encoding discoidin domain-containing protein, with product MAGGIVTIQSVKVRTAARFNITAILAFTVLFASGESRTAPAQSNPSVGSQIPTVRVDVTPGHVINSFDPDSALGSSVDVLSHDDIDKVYSPHIIQESLSAGWGPITYRNNTELRMAVWHWNESGSWSDSSHKSGYFTGSTELMEPIRYILAYALPHRGFSTSGDRPVQGPNLTYWKSNPYLTSKFTGESDTLHPQWVVVDLQVEKPVNAVRIAWENPFARSYQVEYWIGKDALDFDGGPQGQWRVFPSGAINDSKGGTVTLKLADVPVSTQFLRVLMTESSNTCDLHGSDDLRNCVGYAIREVRAGSLDSSGAFVEVQKAFSDKPTTYTSSSIDPWHSAGDVNATGSYQHTGFDLFFTSGITNNLPAMIPVTMLYGTPEDSAAQIAYIEKRGYPISYIEMGEEPDGKHAMPEDYAALYIQWATAIQKVDPKLKLGGPIFEGVNEDIRVWPDAQGRTSWMGRFVDYLKSHGHLSDLAFVSFEHYPFEACDITWKSLYQEPQLMKHILQVWRQDGVPKEVPLMVTEDHLAAQLTGPMTTIFAALWLADNVGSFFEGGGAVFHHSPIQPQDVHNTCLGWASWSNFISDQDYNIRGYTSPYFAAHMINLEWVHHRSGVHHMFPSSIDIKDREGNALVTSYALHRPDGNWSLMLVNRDENDPHLVRVVFDDLKAKRNVSFAGPVKLVTFGSEQYVWINDGQNSHADPDGPPVASSIVANPQTTFTLPKASITVLRGRVPGVKE
- a CDS encoding MEDS domain-containing protein, translating into MPSHLPPVHSVHVYEHEVDLITRLCAIVSTSLRLGDAVLVVATGDHRIRLLAELENAGIDVCSAALEQRYIMLDAAETLATFMLDGFPDATRFSTSLGTVLEDARARAKSKNQGLTVFGEMVAVLWNGGQKEAALALEDIWNSALAGSTFNLHCAYPRAVLSDPTELRSVCEVHSHVLQ
- a CDS encoding DUF5916 domain-containing protein; its protein translation is MKLLTRIPLGRSVVLALVSFSAASLAAQAPVNRPSERAVSIPHMQQAPTIEDFLSMEPSPRMAGKMARIEGFHQWIPHDGEPVSQRTVAYLGYDRKNFYAVFVCFDKEPNKILTHLGHRDDIWDDDFVDIWIDSFHDHRRAYEFVVNPSGIQGDGLATDNTEDFSFDTVWYSRGQITTQGWVAWMALPFKSLRFSNAPVQSWGISLQREIHRANEKSFWPSSSRRNGGIIAQNGEMNGIENISPGRNMQFIPYGLMRAFRGLDLRDPNAPRFDSRDAKFDGGVDAKFIIKDSMVLDATVEPDFSQVESDQPQVTVSQRFEVFFPEKRPFFLENSNYFDTPINLFFTRRIAQPQYGVRLTGKMGKYSIGTLVADDRSPGLLVPDNDPLANKRAYFGIARVSRDVGKDSTVGLMYTDREFDGSFNRVGGADATLRLSKTTVSRFQAVESSTRQTDGTYLAGPAFEGELSRNGHSLYANLHYTGRSDGFRTETGFDPQPDIHNVTAEISYDFWPKKYLLRWQPDFQVYRIYDHEGDRLNWGYIPQLTFEMPRQTKLQVGYAEEAELLRPRDFSVLKENRDFVRNTRFFTFRSAPFRQVIFNVDYRWGRRINYAPPVGIDPYLARRNSITTDLSVIPSKHLRIDNTYLWFRLADVNHRGVAFNNHILRSKWNYQFTPALSARVILQYSTVLANPLRTSLPTTKNFNTDFLIAYLIHPGTAIYVGYNTNLQNLDRALAIANGDLVRTRRAFINDDRQFFVKVSYLFRF
- a CDS encoding MEDS domain-containing protein; the protein is MTAEQPIHFASATLGRQRHICAFFHSPEEEYRVLLPFIREGIERGEKAFHIVDPRLIDDHLARLREAGIDADGARSRGQLLVKRWQDAYLRDGHFDQDRMLALIEEVLSAGPAEGYTLTRLVAHMEWALEDFPGVDDLVEYETRLNFVLPKYNDPVI
- a CDS encoding YceI family protein, whose amino-acid sequence is MRLVAKNVLKSSNVVVFFCAFLLCHLSVAQDNVVQLDPAKTTVKFTLHDVLHTIHGTFRLKSGVIHFDPSTGEASGNVIIDATSGESGNQSRDKKMHKNILQSQQYPTIEFSPKQVIGKVAPQGSSQVQVKGTFQLHGSQHDVTLALPVQVTGDQLSATTHFDVPYEAWGLKNPSTLFLRVSNTVQIDITAVGTFQAQHGTGVSR